A part of Ursus arctos isolate Adak ecotype North America chromosome X, UrsArc2.0, whole genome shotgun sequence genomic DNA contains:
- the ZNF41 gene encoding zinc finger protein 41 isoform X2, whose product MAACVRSVLLQVSVSFEDVTVDFSREEWQQLDPAQRRLYQDVTLENYSHLLSVGYQVPKPEVIFKLEQGEGPWTLEGETPHQSCSDEGIGEMQQQRISGKVSFHYEKFGQPIGKDPLCSILEELWQNNSQLERYQESQNHPLSHVKVLIKERGYECKNIEKIIHVSTKLVPSIKRLHNYDTFGKSLKHTLNLHNHNKSNATKNLDKIFGNDNNFTHSSSSTENVNIGANTCEINQCEKHLGNKQVLIHHQKIQTGEQLYVCTECVKSFPQKSHLFEHQRIHAEEKAHVCHKSDKALIQQPQINVPQSVYTGDKPHICTQCGKAFTLKSNLITHQKIHTGQKPYKCSECGKAFFHRSYLFRHMRIHTGEKPYECRECGRGFSQNSDLTIHQKTHTGEKHYACSECGKAFTRKSALRMHQRIHTGEKPYVCTECGKAFIQKSHFNTHQRIHTGEKPYECSECGKSFTKKSQLHVHQRIHTGEKPYICTECGKVFTHRTNLTTHQKTHTGEKPYMCAECGKAFSDQSNLIKHQKTHTGEKPYKCNGCGKAFIWKSRLKIHQKSHIGERHYECNECGKAFIQKSTLSVHQRIHTGEKPYVCPECGKAFIQKSHFIAHHRIHTGEKPYECSDCGKCFTKKSQLRVHQKIHTGEKPNICAECGKAFTDRSNLITHQKIHTREKPYKCSDCGKTFTWKSRLTIHQKSHTGERHYECSKCGKAFIQKATLSMHQIIHTGKKPYACTECQKAFTDRSNLIKHQKTHSGEKV is encoded by the exons gagtgtgtTGTTACAGGTCTCCGTGTCATTCGAGGATGTGACTGTGGACTTCAGCAGGGAGGAGTGGCAGCAACTGGACCCTGCTCAGAGGCGCCTGTACCAGGATGTGACGCTGGAGAACTACAGCCACTTGCTGTCAGTGG GGTACCAGGTTCCCAAACCAGAGGTCATCTTCAAGTTGGAGCAAGGAGAGGGGCCATGGACGTTGGAGGGGGAAACCCCACATCAGAGCTGTTCAG atgAGGGTATTGGGGAAATGCAACAACAGAGAATTTCTGGAAAAGTTTCATTCCACTATGAGAAATTTGGTCAACCCATAGGAAAAGATCCATTGTGTTCCATTTTAGAAGAATTGTGGCAAAATAATAGCCAGCTAGAGAGATATCAAGAAAGCCAAAATCACCCTTTAAGTCATGTGAAAGTATTGATTAAGGAGAGGGGCTATGAatgtaaaaatattgaaaaaataattcatgtgAGTACCAAGCTTGTTCCTTCAATTAAAAGACTCCATAACTATGACACATTTGGAAAGAGTTTGAAGCatactttaaacttacacaatcaTAATAAAAGCAATGCGACAAAGAACCTTGATAAGATTTTtggaaatgataataatttcaCCCATAGTTCTTCCTCTACTGAGAATGTGAATATAGGAGCAAATACCTGTGAAATTAATCAATGTGAAAAACATCTTGGCAACAAACAAGTTCTCATCCACCATCAGAAAATTCAGACTGGGGAGCAACTTTATGTATGTACTGAGTGTGTAAAGAGCTTCCCCCAGAAGTCACATCTCTTTGAGCATCAGAGAATTCATGCTGAGGAAAAAGCCCATGTATGCCATAAAAGTGACAAAGCCCTCATCCAGCAGCCACAGATTAATGTACCTCAAAGTGTCTATACAGGAGATAAACCCCATATATGTACTcagtgtgggaaggcctttacTCTCAAGTCAAACCTCATTACACATCAGAAAATTCATACTGGGCAGAAACCCTATAAATGCagtgaatgtggaaaagccttttTCCACAGATCCTATCTCTTTAGACATATGAGGATTCATACCGGAGAAAAACCGTATGAATGCAGGGAATGTGGAAGAGGCTTCTCCCAGAATTCAGACCTTACTATACATCAGAAaactcatactggagagaaacacTATgcgtgcagtgaatgtgggaaagcctttacaAGAAAATCAGCACTCAGAATGCATCAGAGAatccacacaggagagaaaccctatgtaTGCACGGAATGCGGGAAGGCCTTCATCCAGAAATCACATTTCAATACACATCAGAGAATCCATACAGGCGAAAAGCCTTATGAATGCAGCGAGTGTGGAAAATCATTCACTAAGAAGTCACAACTGCACGTGCATCAAAGAATTCACACGGGAGAAAAACCCTATATATGCACAGAATGTGGAAAGGTATTTACTCATAGGACAAACCTCACTACACATCAGAAAAcacatactggagagaaaccctatatGTGCGCTGAATGTGGAAAGGCTTTCAGTGACCAGTCAAATCTCATTAAACACCAGAAaactcatactggagagaaaccctataaatgcAATGGCTGTGGAAAAGCCTTCATATGGAAGTCACGCCTCAAAATCCATCAGAAATCTCATATTGGAGAGAGACACTATGAatgcaatgaatgtgggaaagcctttatcCAGAAATCAACACTAAGCGTGCATCAGAGGATCCACACAGGGGAGAAACCCTACGTTTGTCctgaatgtgggaaggccttcatcCAGAAATCACACTTCATCGCACATCatagaattcatactggagagaagcctTACGAATGCAGTGACTGTGGAAAATGCTTTACTAAGAAGTCACAACTCCGTGTGCATCAGAAGatccacacaggagagaaacccaaTATATGTGCTGAATGTGGAAAGGCCTTCACCGACAGGTCAAATCTTATAACACACCAGAAAATCCACACTAGAGAGAAACCCTACAAATGCAGCGACTGTGGGAAAACCTTCACGTGGAAGTCCCGCCTCACTATCCATCAGAAATCTCATACTGGAGAAAGACACTATGAATGCAGTAAATGCGGGAAAGCCTTTATCCAGAAAGCAACATTAAGTATGCATCAGATTATTCACACCGGAAAGAAACCCTATGCTTGTACAGAATGTCAGAAGGCCTTCACTGACAGATCGAATCTCATTAAACACCAGAAAACTCATAGTGGAGAAAAAGTATAA
- the ZNF41 gene encoding zinc finger protein 41 isoform X1, with translation MPANRSSPQWSSVLAAEGHGSLCEVSVSFEDVTVDFSREEWQQLDPAQRRLYQDVTLENYSHLLSVGYQVPKPEVIFKLEQGEGPWTLEGETPHQSCSDEGIGEMQQQRISGKVSFHYEKFGQPIGKDPLCSILEELWQNNSQLERYQESQNHPLSHVKVLIKERGYECKNIEKIIHVSTKLVPSIKRLHNYDTFGKSLKHTLNLHNHNKSNATKNLDKIFGNDNNFTHSSSSTENVNIGANTCEINQCEKHLGNKQVLIHHQKIQTGEQLYVCTECVKSFPQKSHLFEHQRIHAEEKAHVCHKSDKALIQQPQINVPQSVYTGDKPHICTQCGKAFTLKSNLITHQKIHTGQKPYKCSECGKAFFHRSYLFRHMRIHTGEKPYECRECGRGFSQNSDLTIHQKTHTGEKHYACSECGKAFTRKSALRMHQRIHTGEKPYVCTECGKAFIQKSHFNTHQRIHTGEKPYECSECGKSFTKKSQLHVHQRIHTGEKPYICTECGKVFTHRTNLTTHQKTHTGEKPYMCAECGKAFSDQSNLIKHQKTHTGEKPYKCNGCGKAFIWKSRLKIHQKSHIGERHYECNECGKAFIQKSTLSVHQRIHTGEKPYVCPECGKAFIQKSHFIAHHRIHTGEKPYECSDCGKCFTKKSQLRVHQKIHTGEKPNICAECGKAFTDRSNLITHQKIHTREKPYKCSDCGKTFTWKSRLTIHQKSHTGERHYECSKCGKAFIQKATLSMHQIIHTGKKPYACTECQKAFTDRSNLIKHQKTHSGEKV, from the exons GTCTCCGTGTCATTCGAGGATGTGACTGTGGACTTCAGCAGGGAGGAGTGGCAGCAACTGGACCCTGCTCAGAGGCGCCTGTACCAGGATGTGACGCTGGAGAACTACAGCCACTTGCTGTCAGTGG GGTACCAGGTTCCCAAACCAGAGGTCATCTTCAAGTTGGAGCAAGGAGAGGGGCCATGGACGTTGGAGGGGGAAACCCCACATCAGAGCTGTTCAG atgAGGGTATTGGGGAAATGCAACAACAGAGAATTTCTGGAAAAGTTTCATTCCACTATGAGAAATTTGGTCAACCCATAGGAAAAGATCCATTGTGTTCCATTTTAGAAGAATTGTGGCAAAATAATAGCCAGCTAGAGAGATATCAAGAAAGCCAAAATCACCCTTTAAGTCATGTGAAAGTATTGATTAAGGAGAGGGGCTATGAatgtaaaaatattgaaaaaataattcatgtgAGTACCAAGCTTGTTCCTTCAATTAAAAGACTCCATAACTATGACACATTTGGAAAGAGTTTGAAGCatactttaaacttacacaatcaTAATAAAAGCAATGCGACAAAGAACCTTGATAAGATTTTtggaaatgataataatttcaCCCATAGTTCTTCCTCTACTGAGAATGTGAATATAGGAGCAAATACCTGTGAAATTAATCAATGTGAAAAACATCTTGGCAACAAACAAGTTCTCATCCACCATCAGAAAATTCAGACTGGGGAGCAACTTTATGTATGTACTGAGTGTGTAAAGAGCTTCCCCCAGAAGTCACATCTCTTTGAGCATCAGAGAATTCATGCTGAGGAAAAAGCCCATGTATGCCATAAAAGTGACAAAGCCCTCATCCAGCAGCCACAGATTAATGTACCTCAAAGTGTCTATACAGGAGATAAACCCCATATATGTACTcagtgtgggaaggcctttacTCTCAAGTCAAACCTCATTACACATCAGAAAATTCATACTGGGCAGAAACCCTATAAATGCagtgaatgtggaaaagccttttTCCACAGATCCTATCTCTTTAGACATATGAGGATTCATACCGGAGAAAAACCGTATGAATGCAGGGAATGTGGAAGAGGCTTCTCCCAGAATTCAGACCTTACTATACATCAGAAaactcatactggagagaaacacTATgcgtgcagtgaatgtgggaaagcctttacaAGAAAATCAGCACTCAGAATGCATCAGAGAatccacacaggagagaaaccctatgtaTGCACGGAATGCGGGAAGGCCTTCATCCAGAAATCACATTTCAATACACATCAGAGAATCCATACAGGCGAAAAGCCTTATGAATGCAGCGAGTGTGGAAAATCATTCACTAAGAAGTCACAACTGCACGTGCATCAAAGAATTCACACGGGAGAAAAACCCTATATATGCACAGAATGTGGAAAGGTATTTACTCATAGGACAAACCTCACTACACATCAGAAAAcacatactggagagaaaccctatatGTGCGCTGAATGTGGAAAGGCTTTCAGTGACCAGTCAAATCTCATTAAACACCAGAAaactcatactggagagaaaccctataaatgcAATGGCTGTGGAAAAGCCTTCATATGGAAGTCACGCCTCAAAATCCATCAGAAATCTCATATTGGAGAGAGACACTATGAatgcaatgaatgtgggaaagcctttatcCAGAAATCAACACTAAGCGTGCATCAGAGGATCCACACAGGGGAGAAACCCTACGTTTGTCctgaatgtgggaaggccttcatcCAGAAATCACACTTCATCGCACATCatagaattcatactggagagaagcctTACGAATGCAGTGACTGTGGAAAATGCTTTACTAAGAAGTCACAACTCCGTGTGCATCAGAAGatccacacaggagagaaacccaaTATATGTGCTGAATGTGGAAAGGCCTTCACCGACAGGTCAAATCTTATAACACACCAGAAAATCCACACTAGAGAGAAACCCTACAAATGCAGCGACTGTGGGAAAACCTTCACGTGGAAGTCCCGCCTCACTATCCATCAGAAATCTCATACTGGAGAAAGACACTATGAATGCAGTAAATGCGGGAAAGCCTTTATCCAGAAAGCAACATTAAGTATGCATCAGATTATTCACACCGGAAAGAAACCCTATGCTTGTACAGAATGTCAGAAGGCCTTCACTGACAGATCGAATCTCATTAAACACCAGAAAACTCATAGTGGAGAAAAAGTATAA